A window of Polaribacter litorisediminis contains these coding sequences:
- a CDS encoding glycosidase produces the protein MKNTFLRLLLLLFTFSFYAQGPKVSVMKDSNGMKLIIDGKPTMINGINWDYVPIGYNVLDAKFWEKPDDIIKAGLDGEMPLWQNMGVNAIRTYIGMPPKWITYIYENFGIYTMINHQFGAYGLTLDGVWYPQTDYADPKVRKHLLDATLEMAKTYENTPGLLLFMLGNENNYHLTWEGAETDEGVIISDDDPAKRAQARAMYKLFNDATVAMKTIVKNHPIGICNGDLLYLDIVAEECKDIDIYGTNMYRGESFYDAFDKVSAVFNKPILFTEFGSDAFNARDNKEDQLMQAYYMVNNWKEIYANAYGLGKAENSIGGFTFQSSDGWFKAGFNERKNADVHDTKASWPSNGYNRDQAKQDDKNMNEEWFGIAAKGPTDVRGLYTLYPRAAYYALKQAHSLNTFNTTKESVENHFKNINLMDAVLKARGDKAAMGSEKKIEISNLRAEFTTFNTGGSLVTTPEFADGSGDVYPDRIGFDHMQSYFVGVKGQPSANIKAEVNFNILGNVAGNPIDDIFYENVGRPIQVDSPNGILTLVDNNRLRVYNAEFEWNAEDFDMRGFYRTGHYHWGYEGDFFGIYPEAYYGPNLDIYNGEILGVEVDGKGALSGLKAAFGPQLWWGANPAVLLKYQNSFKGYDFSAVYHKDIVSGGGFDENGNRVLDPTQLRTGVIPAIPTERATVAVQRKGDHFGFQLGAIFGGRPLNGSAYQDIDDNGQVVTDKIQSKDNWGGKAKITYSNGGFNWYAQGSVMGLVANGGGDPTLTFTGWKLKDSGSGNMQNILSGISYNFGGKFQIAPNFMYQKPLVAAMPNGGAAPGRLRNFVDDPFVVRAGNREMTAGEILFTFDPTPATYMYEFDNDMAEDAKFAMNLGFVYRSLPTTQDAAIGFLANRSSFAFAQSAPAADLWEINSRIVSKARPSLGLIANLYYGTGQANGDSERLIYRGGADLRMIYNKMKIMGMVKVNDWGPFDYHRDFNLTFPLQLMLDISTSVGKPNWLILPDTKVGLRGTWRSLNEFSPRYSPTQTADAFATETRLSPVGFPNGSEWEIRTYIHINIGK, from the coding sequence ATGAAGAACACTTTTTTGAGATTATTACTTTTGTTATTTACTTTTAGCTTTTATGCACAAGGGCCAAAGGTTTCTGTAATGAAAGATTCTAATGGTATGAAATTAATTATTGATGGAAAACCAACAATGATTAATGGTATAAATTGGGATTACGTTCCAATCGGCTACAATGTATTAGACGCTAAATTTTGGGAAAAACCAGATGACATTATCAAAGCCGGTTTAGATGGTGAAATGCCTTTATGGCAAAATATGGGGGTTAATGCGATTAGAACATATATAGGAATGCCTCCTAAATGGATCACATATATTTACGAAAACTTTGGTATTTATACCATGATAAACCATCAATTTGGGGCTTATGGTTTAACCTTAGATGGTGTTTGGTATCCACAAACTGACTATGCAGACCCTAAAGTACGTAAGCACTTACTGGATGCAACTTTAGAGATGGCTAAAACCTATGAAAATACGCCAGGTTTATTACTATTTATGTTGGGTAACGAAAACAACTATCACTTAACATGGGAAGGCGCAGAAACTGATGAAGGTGTAATTATAAGTGATGACGATCCAGCAAAAAGAGCACAGGCAAGAGCGATGTATAAGTTATTTAACGATGCCACTGTAGCGATGAAAACAATTGTAAAAAATCATCCTATTGGTATTTGTAATGGGGACTTGTTGTATTTAGATATAGTTGCAGAAGAATGTAAGGATATAGATATTTATGGTACAAATATGTATCGTGGAGAATCTTTTTATGATGCTTTCGATAAAGTTAGTGCAGTGTTTAATAAGCCAATTTTGTTTACAGAGTTTGGTTCAGATGCTTTTAACGCAAGAGACAATAAAGAAGACCAATTAATGCAAGCGTATTATATGGTGAACAACTGGAAAGAAATTTATGCAAATGCCTATGGATTAGGTAAGGCAGAAAATTCTATTGGTGGTTTTACTTTCCAATCTAGTGATGGTTGGTTTAAAGCTGGTTTTAATGAAAGAAAAAATGCAGATGTACACGATACGAAAGCTTCTTGGCCAAGTAATGGGTATAATAGAGATCAAGCAAAGCAGGATGACAAAAATATGAATGAAGAGTGGTTTGGTATTGCTGCAAAAGGCCCAACCGATGTTAGGGGTCTATATACTTTATACCCTAGAGCTGCGTACTATGCTTTAAAACAAGCACATTCTTTAAACACTTTTAACACTACAAAAGAATCTGTAGAAAATCACTTCAAAAATATTAATTTAATGGATGCTGTTCTTAAGGCTAGAGGCGATAAAGCAGCAATGGGAAGTGAGAAAAAAATTGAAATAAGTAATTTAAGAGCAGAGTTTACAACCTTTAATACGGGAGGCTCTTTAGTAACAACACCAGAATTTGCAGATGGTTCAGGAGATGTTTATCCGGATAGAATAGGGTTCGATCATATGCAATCTTATTTTGTAGGTGTTAAAGGGCAACCTTCTGCTAATATTAAAGCCGAAGTTAATTTTAATATTCTAGGTAATGTCGCGGGCAATCCTATAGATGATATTTTCTATGAAAATGTAGGTAGACCAATTCAGGTTGATTCTCCTAACGGAATTTTAACGCTAGTGGACAATAATAGATTAAGAGTTTATAATGCAGAATTCGAATGGAATGCCGAGGATTTTGATATGAGAGGTTTTTACAGAACGGGTCACTATCACTGGGGTTATGAAGGAGATTTTTTCGGAATTTATCCTGAAGCATATTATGGACCGAATTTAGATATTTACAACGGTGAAATTTTAGGAGTTGAAGTAGATGGTAAAGGGGCTTTATCTGGATTAAAAGCTGCCTTTGGACCACAACTTTGGTGGGGAGCAAACCCTGCGGTATTATTAAAATATCAAAATAGCTTTAAAGGTTATGACTTCTCTGCTGTTTATCATAAAGATATCGTGTCAGGTGGTGGTTTTGACGAAAATGGAAATAGGGTATTAGACCCAACTCAATTAAGAACAGGGGTGATACCTGCAATACCTACTGAAAGGGCTACTGTAGCAGTGCAAAGAAAAGGAGATCACTTTGGTTTTCAGCTTGGTGCAATTTTTGGAGGTAGACCTTTAAATGGAAGTGCTTACCAAGATATAGATGATAATGGTCAGGTGGTGACAGATAAAATTCAATCAAAAGACAATTGGGGTGGTAAGGCAAAAATTACGTATAGTAATGGAGGTTTTAACTGGTATGCTCAGGGTTCTGTTATGGGCTTAGTTGCCAATGGTGGAGGAGATCCAACATTAACTTTTACTGGTTGGAAATTGAAAGATTCTGGAAGTGGGAACATGCAAAACATTTTATCAGGTATATCATATAATTTCGGGGGTAAATTTCAAATTGCACCAAATTTTATGTATCAAAAACCATTGGTTGCAGCAATGCCAAATGGAGGTGCTGCTCCAGGTAGATTAAGAAATTTTGTTGATGATCCTTTTGTAGTAAGAGCAGGAAATAGAGAAATGACAGCAGGAGAAATCTTATTCACATTCGATCCAACTCCGGCTACATATATGTATGAGTTTGATAATGATATGGCAGAAGATGCTAAATTTGCAATGAATTTAGGTTTTGTATATCGTAGTTTACCAACTACGCAAGATGCAGCAATTGGTTTCTTAGCAAATCGTTCTTCTTTTGCATTTGCACAATCGGCTCCAGCGGCAGACTTGTGGGAAATTAATTCAAGAATAGTCTCTAAGGCTAGACCAAGTTTAGGATTAATTGCAAATCTTTACTATGGTACAGGTCAAGCAAATGGAGATAGCGAGAGATTAATTTATAGAGGTGGTGCAGATTTAAGAATGATTTACAACAAGATGAAAATTATGGGTATGGTAAAAGTTAATGATTGGGGTCCTTTTGATTATCATAGAGATTTCAACTTAACATTTCCATTACAATTAATGTTAGATATTTCTACATCTGTAGGTAAACCAAATTGGCTTATTTTACCAGATACTAAAGTTGGTCTTAGAGGTACATGGAGATCCTTAAACGAGTTTTCACCAAGGTATT